In Brevinematales bacterium, the following are encoded in one genomic region:
- a CDS encoding DUF1697 domain-containing protein, protein MATYISLLRGVNVGGKNRVRMDELARLYESMGYSRVRTYIQSGNVLFDSAEKDTGLLQREIEGQIASALGLDVRALIRTRDELRGVIARNPFGAEYHDQLYVAFLSAAPENPPMDALEKLKDEREQFVIYGKEIYIYYHNGAGTTKFSNTALEKKLGLVSTTRNWNTVNQLAAMSGE, encoded by the coding sequence ATGGCTACATATATTTCGCTCCTTCGCGGCGTCAATGTCGGCGGGAAGAACCGCGTCAGGATGGACGAACTGGCGAGGCTGTACGAATCGATGGGGTATTCCCGAGTCAGGACATATATCCAGAGCGGGAATGTGCTGTTCGACAGCGCGGAAAAGGATACAGGATTACTACAGCGGGAGATCGAGGGACAGATCGCATCAGCGCTCGGTCTCGACGTCAGGGCGCTGATCCGTACACGTGACGAACTGCGCGGCGTGATCGCCCGTAACCCGTTCGGAGCGGAATATCACGATCAACTGTATGTAGCGTTTCTCTCCGCCGCTCCTGAGAATCCCCCGATGGACGCGCTGGAAAAGTTGAAGGACGAGCGGGAGCAATTCGTGATTTACGGGAAAGAGATTTATATTTATTATCATAACGGTGCCGGGACGACGAAATTTTCCAATACCGCGCTGGAGAAAAAACTGGGATTGGTCTCCACAACCCGTAACTGGAATACCGTCAATCAGCTCGCGGCGATGTCCGGCGAATGA
- a CDS encoding isoprenyl transferase, with protein sequence MRIYGQEIDEKKLPAHVGIIMDGNGRWAKARGLARIAGHEEGFKTLDRLLNANKDIGVRVITIYAFSTENWKRPPAEVQFLMGMAKKMIVDYLDTLIRNDIRFVMTGSFEGISADLKEMILGAMERSKQCKSYTLNAAFNYGGRKEILDAVRRIAADCSGGRLDASKIDEKKITEYLYSPELPDPDLIIRTSGELRLSNFLLWEGAYSELWFTKKFWPDFHPRDFCKAIADFQKRKRRFGKV encoded by the coding sequence ATGAGGATATACGGACAGGAGATCGACGAAAAAAAGCTGCCCGCTCATGTCGGGATTATTATGGACGGTAACGGGCGATGGGCGAAGGCGCGCGGATTAGCGCGTATCGCCGGGCACGAGGAGGGCTTCAAGACCCTCGACCGGCTCCTGAACGCCAATAAGGATATCGGCGTCCGTGTCATTACCATCTACGCGTTCTCCACCGAGAACTGGAAACGCCCGCCCGCCGAGGTGCAATTCCTGATGGGCATGGCGAAAAAGATGATCGTCGATTATCTCGACACCCTCATCCGTAACGATATCCGTTTCGTGATGACCGGTTCGTTCGAGGGCATCTCCGCCGACCTGAAAGAAATGATACTCGGGGCGATGGAACGGAGCAAGCAATGTAAATCGTATACCCTGAACGCCGCGTTCAACTACGGCGGACGGAAGGAGATACTTGACGCGGTACGCCGGATTGCGGCGGATTGTTCCGGCGGCAGACTGGACGCGTCGAAGATAGACGAGAAAAAGATCACGGAGTACCTGTATAGCCCGGAGCTGCCCGACCCCGATCTGATAATCCGCACGAGCGGGGAATTGCGCCTCAGTAACTTCCTTCTCTGGGAAGGGGCGTACTCGGAGTTGTGGTTTACCAAGAAGTTCTGGCCCGACTTCCACCCGAGGGATTTCTGTAAGGCGATAGCCGATTTTCAAAAGCGCAAACGACGTTTCGGAAAGGTATAA
- a CDS encoding PQQ-binding-like beta-propeller repeat protein, with product MSRNMKFVLVLSICGALLAVFMIFIVTAPEETLRFGDIPVTTLDKINGDTGILVDDPAFIHVTNTLEMRELIKKTISYKIYLENKPIDGISPLLIQSFTEPYTFQKGILTFRGSPMRDWGAIGKLKSQKFSLSVDWANKTGQSPVWGGGGGWTGQPLLVQWTQAQKSNMHIPAKFKDNPEFTEVIFASLDGRIYFYDFDTGEKTRPPINVDNPIKGTPSIDPRGLPLLYVGEGVPEQGKQKYRIYSLLDQKLLYSISGGDPQAYRVWGGFDSSGIVNSKSDILITGGENGILYIAKLNTEYDIAKGMLSISPKLYKYVYHYKSGAGKKKVYGIENSVAVYKNLLYFSDNCGTIQCVDLINLKPLWIKDVKDDTDASIVVEAEMGVPYLYTGCEVDIQGSKGYSYVRKINGLTGDTVWETRYACRSLPERNGGVFATPMIGKQSLSNMVVFTLAYYQTVDRGLMVALDKTTGGELWRWEMTNYSWSSPTGVYDGDGNGYIVQCDSAGNVNMLDGDSGSILTKLKLPNNIQSTPVFYKDSILIAERGNKLYKISVQ from the coding sequence ATGTCAAGGAACATGAAATTCGTACTGGTACTCTCGATATGCGGCGCGCTTTTGGCGGTATTTATGATCTTTATCGTTACCGCACCGGAGGAAACCCTCCGTTTCGGGGATATCCCGGTGACGACGCTGGATAAGATCAACGGCGATACCGGCATACTGGTGGACGATCCGGCGTTTATCCATGTCACCAATACGCTCGAGATGCGCGAACTGATCAAGAAAACCATCTCGTATAAGATATACCTCGAGAATAAACCCATCGACGGGATTTCCCCGCTCCTGATACAATCGTTCACCGAGCCCTATACGTTCCAGAAGGGGATACTCACATTCAGGGGAAGCCCGATGCGGGATTGGGGCGCGATCGGCAAGCTCAAGTCGCAGAAATTCAGCCTGTCGGTGGATTGGGCGAACAAGACCGGGCAATCCCCCGTCTGGGGCGGGGGCGGAGGATGGACAGGACAGCCGCTCCTCGTGCAATGGACGCAGGCGCAGAAATCGAATATGCATATTCCCGCGAAGTTCAAGGACAACCCGGAGTTCACCGAGGTGATCTTCGCGTCGCTCGACGGCAGGATATACTTCTACGACTTCGATACGGGCGAAAAGACCCGCCCGCCGATTAATGTCGATAACCCCATCAAGGGCACGCCGTCGATAGACCCGCGCGGACTGCCGCTTTTGTATGTCGGCGAGGGTGTACCGGAGCAGGGCAAGCAGAAGTACCGGATATACAGCCTGCTCGACCAGAAACTCCTTTACTCCATCTCCGGGGGCGACCCGCAGGCATACCGCGTCTGGGGCGGGTTCGATTCGTCGGGGATAGTGAACTCCAAGTCGGATATTCTGATCACGGGCGGCGAGAACGGCATCCTGTATATCGCGAAGCTCAACACCGAGTACGATATAGCGAAGGGCATGCTGTCGATCTCCCCGAAACTCTATAAATATGTCTACCATTATAAATCCGGCGCGGGGAAGAAAAAAGTCTACGGGATCGAGAACTCGGTCGCGGTGTATAAGAACCTTCTCTACTTCAGCGATAACTGCGGCACGATCCAGTGCGTCGACCTGATCAACCTGAAACCGCTGTGGATCAAGGATGTGAAGGACGACACCGACGCATCGATAGTGGTCGAGGCCGAAATGGGGGTGCCGTATCTGTATACCGGATGCGAGGTCGATATCCAGGGGTCGAAGGGATACTCCTATGTCCGCAAGATCAACGGGCTGACCGGCGACACGGTCTGGGAGACCCGTTACGCATGCCGTTCCCTGCCCGAGCGTAACGGAGGGGTGTTCGCTACCCCGATGATCGGCAAGCAGAGCCTGTCGAATATGGTCGTGTTCACCCTGGCGTACTACCAGACGGTCGACAGGGGGCTGATGGTCGCGCTCGATAAAACGACGGGCGGGGAGTTATGGCGGTGGGAGATGACGAATTACTCATGGTCGTCGCCCACGGGGGTATACGACGGCGACGGTAACGGGTATATCGTGCAGTGCGACTCCGCCGGGAATGTCAATATGCTCGACGGGGACAGCGGGTCGATCCTCACGAAACTCAAACTCCCGAACAATATCCAGTCCACGCCGGTGTTCTATAAGGACTCGATCCTGATCGCGGAAAGAGGAAATAAGCTCTATAAAATTTCGGTGCAGTAA
- a CDS encoding thioredoxin family protein, translating to MAYEAAHSPEHFHTLITGESPSLVYFFSSDCPPCKSLSPRIEELMSRYPALVWTKIDPAEFPRIAAQNMVFTVPIVLLFRRGKEIYKSSRFVDLDKIESILTAPEA from the coding sequence ATGGCATACGAAGCGGCGCATTCGCCGGAACATTTTCACACGCTGATAACGGGGGAAAGCCCGTCGCTGGTCTATTTCTTCAGCAGCGACTGCCCGCCGTGCAAATCCCTTTCCCCGCGTATCGAGGAACTGATGAGCCGTTATCCCGCCCTCGTGTGGACAAAGATCGACCCGGCGGAATTCCCGCGGATCGCCGCGCAGAACATGGTTTTCACCGTACCCATCGTACTCCTGTTCCGCCGGGGGAAGGAAATCTATAAAAGCTCCCGTTTCGTCGACCTCGATAAAATCGAAAGTATCCTGACCGCCCCGGAAGCGTAG
- the frr gene encoding ribosome recycling factor, with amino-acid sequence MTDDFKALKQEATEKMDKSIQFLKDEYKKLRTGRANAAMVEDIKFIYYGNPTPIKQAASLQTPDPHAILIDPWDKSALHAIEKGISDSGMGFTASNDGRVIRVAVPPLTEDRKKEMVKFGKEMAEESRVVVRNWRRDINAKIKQLLKDGHIGEDDERKELDEIQKVTDNHIKTIDDLVANKEKEIMEV; translated from the coding sequence GATTTTAAAGCCCTGAAGCAAGAAGCCACCGAAAAGATGGACAAGTCCATCCAGTTCCTGAAGGACGAATACAAGAAACTCCGCACGGGGCGGGCTAATGCCGCGATGGTGGAGGATATCAAATTTATATATTACGGTAACCCGACTCCGATTAAGCAGGCCGCCAGTCTCCAGACTCCCGATCCTCATGCCATCCTCATCGACCCGTGGGATAAATCGGCGCTGCACGCGATCGAAAAAGGTATCTCCGATTCCGGGATGGGCTTTACCGCGTCCAACGACGGCCGTGTCATCCGCGTAGCGGTTCCCCCGTTGACGGAAGACCGCAAGAAGGAAATGGTTAAATTCGGGAAGGAAATGGCGGAGGAGTCCCGTGTAGTCGTCCGCAACTGGCGGAGGGACATCAACGCTAAAATCAAACAGCTCCTGAAGGACGGGCATATCGGAGAGGATGACGAACGCAAGGAACTTGACGAGATACAAAAGGTAACTGATAATCATATCAAGACTATCGACGACCTGGTGGCGAACAAGGAAAAGGAGATCATGGAAGTCTAA
- a CDS encoding phosphatidate cytidylyltransferase, producing the protein MSDFTKRILTALVGVPIAAFTIYFPGLNGIPFGVAMLVFAILMTYEVAAMVEKKNLRFHLWITAAAVTLGMVNSALFGLGMIVENVFHTLLFAISALYLLALFISESTQGKFDRSFESVSISALTYVMFGIFFPITVQIKMWDLSGWFLTIMIGIPWLSDAGGLFAGKLFGKHPVAALASPNKTVEGYIGTVFMGIVAGTVMYFLQGILPIRNIFSFGQMMILSGAMIVTSIAGDLGESMIKRWANVKDSGTFLPGHGGIFDRMDSIILSAPIFMVLVRFMGYGV; encoded by the coding sequence ATGAGCGATTTTACGAAAAGAATTTTAACCGCGTTGGTCGGCGTACCAATAGCGGCGTTCACGATATATTTCCCCGGATTGAACGGTATCCCGTTCGGGGTGGCAATGCTCGTGTTCGCGATCCTGATGACCTACGAGGTCGCGGCGATGGTGGAGAAGAAAAACCTCCGCTTTCACCTATGGATTACCGCCGCCGCCGTCACACTGGGGATGGTCAACAGCGCCCTCTTCGGGCTGGGCATGATTGTCGAAAATGTCTTCCATACATTACTATTCGCTATATCGGCGCTCTATCTTCTCGCGCTGTTTATTTCCGAATCGACGCAGGGGAAATTCGACCGTTCCTTCGAGAGCGTCAGTATCTCCGCGCTGACCTACGTCATGTTCGGGATATTCTTTCCGATCACCGTGCAGATCAAGATGTGGGACCTGTCCGGCTGGTTCCTGACGATTATGATCGGGATACCGTGGCTGAGCGACGCGGGCGGGCTTTTCGCCGGAAAGCTATTCGGCAAGCATCCCGTCGCGGCATTGGCAAGCCCCAATAAGACGGTCGAGGGATATATCGGCACGGTGTTTATGGGAATTGTTGCCGGTACTGTGATGTATTTTTTACAGGGGATCCTCCCGATCCGGAATATATTCTCGTTCGGCCAGATGATGATACTGTCCGGCGCGATGATTGTGACCTCGATCGCCGGCGACCTGGGCGAGTCGATGATCAAGCGTTGGGCTAACGTCAAGGACTCGGGGACATTCCTCCCGGGGCACGGCGGGATATTCGACCGGATGGACAGCATCATTTTATCCGCCCCCATCTTCATGGTACTCGTCCGCTTCATGGGGTACGGGGTATAA
- the truA gene encoding tRNA pseudouridine(38-40) synthase TruA, with translation MRNILLTLSYDGSEFYGWQFQKKDDQPTVQGEIHRALGVILPGPHHPPSGIGRTDRGAHAIAYNANFKTSNTSLPIDKFPAALNSVLPRSIRIRSAVEVPEKFNACFSASAREYVYIALTSPNPHPIFRSYAHFIDRVPDMPRLNTVLHLFRGEHDFKRFSSGHGRSGVKSTVRTIYYFRAAELPGRVVFTVKGNGFLQGMIRTLISAALNYAFGKVSLEEIRQALDEDHRLASKYCAPVPAQGLYFKRGYYGSEK, from the coding sequence ATGAGAAATATCCTGCTGACCCTGTCGTATGACGGTTCCGAATTCTACGGCTGGCAATTCCAAAAGAAGGACGACCAGCCCACCGTGCAGGGAGAAATCCACCGCGCGCTCGGCGTCATCCTCCCCGGCCCGCATCATCCCCCATCGGGGATAGGCCGTACCGACAGGGGCGCGCACGCGATCGCGTACAACGCGAACTTCAAGACGTCGAACACAAGCCTCCCAATCGATAAATTCCCCGCCGCGCTCAACAGCGTCCTCCCCCGCAGTATCCGAATCCGTTCCGCGGTCGAGGTGCCGGAAAAGTTCAACGCGTGCTTCTCCGCGTCGGCACGGGAATATGTGTATATCGCGCTGACCTCTCCGAACCCCCACCCCATCTTCCGCTCCTACGCGCATTTTATCGACCGTGTCCCGGACATGCCGCGCCTTAACACCGTCCTGCATCTCTTCCGGGGCGAGCACGATTTCAAACGTTTCAGCTCCGGCCACGGCAGGTCGGGGGTAAAATCCACGGTGCGGACTATCTACTACTTCCGCGCGGCGGAACTTCCCGGGCGCGTCGTGTTCACGGTGAAGGGCAACGGGTTCCTGCAGGGGATGATCCGCACGCTCATCTCGGCGGCGCTGAATTACGCGTTCGGAAAGGTGAGTCTCGAAGAAATCCGTCAGGCGCTGGACGAAGACCACCGTCTCGCGTCGAAATACTGCGCGCCTGTTCCGGCGCAGGGCCTCTACTTTAAAAGAGGATATTATGGAAGTGAAAAGTAG
- a CDS encoding SpoIIE family protein phosphatase: MSRRGLFFLAYFLLLPLLLFSSESSRKIVSGWAYYWGEIPGYTAGTNILAPSLVSDVPWTELKYDGSPPPGQRLGVLWYRIILPGNGWENPSLYFPNEIMGRTDFYLDWKRIYGSPYAYTGVWHIVRLPSNYTGKTLYIRVESARKSIGIYGDVLIGSEGDQWVSVINEDIVKFIFACILIAMGVFIGSIQFMLPKKGEYAYLSFALFAIIMGGYILSKSDIRIMLIPVQPLWSYIELMTLALVPGIAFMAFYYTFRDQAKIYLLRISQGLLTAGGIIILLDLIRAIPLIVFLFPFQIVIVAGGITLLVLSIRYAVQGHTDAKIYSVGFGIMCVYGIYNVLTATEVIPFTKSSVYYGVFFFTVSFVIIFIRRFLSINRKISAYNTELEIQVKKRTDDLIKSNRKLLLNTEALLKELMMAKRVQEHFIPDDTRFPKVKQLSFGSKYDALESVGGDLYDVIQVGKNGYGFLIADVSGHGVASALISGMIKVDFYTHSRWGVAPSDVVMKVNKDIYKFIGDLEYFVTAYYAILNLETGILHYTNAGHQPAILMRGSTGETMVLNTPGTIIGSFTNFEWKSESLKLLKGDRILFYTDGIVEARSEKKELWGYDRLMESIHRNIGYPVHEFVDRIIEDIGKFCGAQPADDDRALFCVEYNPDGEAETHSGKG; this comes from the coding sequence ATGTCGAGGCGGGGACTATTCTTTCTGGCGTATTTTCTGCTGCTGCCACTACTTTTATTTTCCAGCGAGTCCTCCCGTAAAATCGTGAGCGGTTGGGCGTATTACTGGGGAGAAATCCCCGGGTATACCGCCGGGACTAATATTCTCGCCCCATCGCTGGTATCCGATGTGCCCTGGACGGAACTGAAATACGACGGCAGCCCTCCGCCCGGGCAGCGTCTCGGCGTGCTATGGTACCGGATCATTCTGCCGGGGAACGGATGGGAAAACCCGTCGCTGTATTTCCCGAACGAGATCATGGGCAGGACGGACTTCTATCTCGACTGGAAACGGATTTACGGTTCGCCCTACGCGTACACCGGGGTATGGCATATCGTGCGTCTTCCATCGAACTATACCGGTAAAACCCTTTATATCCGTGTCGAGTCCGCCCGGAAATCCATCGGCATCTACGGAGACGTCCTGATCGGTTCCGAGGGCGACCAATGGGTGTCTGTCATCAACGAGGATATCGTTAAATTTATATTCGCATGTATCCTGATCGCGATGGGGGTTTTTATCGGCAGTATCCAGTTCATGCTCCCGAAAAAAGGCGAGTATGCCTATCTGTCGTTCGCGCTCTTCGCGATTATTATGGGCGGATATATCCTGTCGAAATCGGACATCCGCATCATGCTGATACCCGTCCAGCCGTTATGGTCGTATATCGAATTGATGACGCTCGCGCTCGTACCGGGTATCGCGTTCATGGCGTTTTATTATACGTTCCGGGATCAGGCGAAAATATACCTGCTGCGGATATCCCAGGGATTGCTGACCGCGGGGGGAATCATTATTCTGCTCGACCTGATCCGCGCAATCCCGTTAATCGTCTTCCTATTCCCGTTCCAGATAGTCATTGTCGCGGGCGGGATTACCCTGCTCGTGCTTTCTATCCGTTACGCGGTGCAGGGGCATACGGACGCTAAAATATACTCGGTCGGTTTCGGCATCATGTGCGTGTACGGGATATATAATGTCCTGACCGCGACCGAGGTAATCCCGTTCACGAAAAGCAGCGTCTATTACGGGGTGTTCTTCTTCACCGTATCGTTCGTCATCATTTTCATCCGGCGTTTCCTGTCGATCAACCGGAAAATCAGCGCGTACAATACCGAACTGGAAATCCAGGTGAAGAAACGCACCGATGACTTGATAAAATCGAACAGGAAACTTCTCCTGAACACCGAGGCGCTCCTGAAAGAGCTGATGATGGCGAAACGCGTGCAGGAGCATTTTATTCCCGACGATACCCGTTTCCCCAAGGTGAAGCAGTTATCGTTCGGGTCGAAGTATGACGCGCTGGAATCGGTCGGGGGCGACCTGTACGATGTAATCCAGGTGGGGAAGAACGGGTACGGGTTCCTGATCGCGGATGTTTCCGGTCACGGGGTCGCGTCGGCGCTCATCTCCGGGATGATCAAGGTCGATTTTTATACCCATTCCCGCTGGGGGGTCGCCCCCTCGGACGTAGTAATGAAGGTCAATAAGGATATCTATAAGTTTATCGGCGATCTCGAATACTTTGTCACCGCGTACTATGCGATCCTCAACCTCGAGACGGGAATCCTGCATTACACCAACGCGGGGCATCAACCGGCGATACTGATGCGGGGCTCCACCGGGGAAACGATGGTACTCAATACGCCCGGGACGATCATCGGGAGTTTCACCAATTTCGAATGGAAGAGCGAGAGCCTGAAGCTCCTGAAGGGCGACCGTATCCTGTTCTACACCGACGGGATTGTCGAGGCGCGGAGCGAGAAAAAGGAGCTTTGGGGCTACGACCGTCTGATGGAGTCGATCCATAGGAATATCGGATATCCCGTGCATGAATTCGTGGATAGGATTATCGAGGATATCGGAAAATTCTGCGGCGCCCAGCCCGCCGACGACGACCGCGCGCTGTTCTGCGTGGAGTATAACCCCGACGGGGAAGCCGAGACGCATAGCGGGAAGGGGTAG